In Desulfonatronum sp. SC1, the following proteins share a genomic window:
- a CDS encoding pitrilysin family protein has translation VPSYDEPLQMVGGENNAWTSNDYTNYYVTLPANNIETAFWLESDRMLELNFTEKNLEVQRKVVIEEFKQRYLNQPYGDMSLLTRPLAYKTHPYMWPTIGKDISHIENATLDDVRNFFFKHYAPNNAVLAVAGNVHPDKVFA, from the coding sequence ACGTACCATCCTATGATGAACCTTTGCAGATGGTAGGCGGCGAAAACAATGCATGGACCAGCAACGACTACACCAACTACTACGTTACCCTTCCGGCCAACAACATTGAAACAGCATTCTGGCTGGAATCGGATCGCATGCTGGAGCTGAATTTTACTGAAAAAAATCTGGAGGTACAGCGTAAAGTGGTAATTGAAGAGTTCAAACAGCGCTACCTGAACCAGCCTTACGGCGATATGTCATTGCTCACCAGACCCCTCGCCTATAAGACCCACCCTTACATGTGGCCAACCATAGGCAAGGATATTTCCCATATAGAGAATGCAACATTGGACGATGTACGCAACTTCTTTTTCAAGCACTACGCGCCAAACAATGCAGTGCTGGCAGTTGCTGGCAACGTTCACCCCGACAAAGTGTTTGCT